A portion of the Gemmatimonadaceae bacterium genome contains these proteins:
- the rplM gene encoding 50S ribosomal protein L13 — protein MKTYSATPADIQHDWYVVDADGMVLGRLATEVAKIIRGKHKPMYTPHMDTGDNVIVINASKVRVTGRKGEQKRYFHHTGYMGHERFTPYAMMLEKHPERVIEKAVYGMLPKTALGRQSLRRKLRVFATDKHSHAAQQPKVLDLNKKSETK, from the coding sequence ATGAAGACTTACAGCGCTACCCCTGCCGACATCCAGCACGACTGGTACGTCGTGGATGCCGATGGAATGGTCCTCGGGCGCCTCGCCACTGAGGTCGCGAAGATCATCCGCGGCAAGCACAAGCCGATGTACACGCCGCACATGGACACGGGCGACAACGTCATCGTCATCAACGCGTCGAAGGTGCGGGTCACCGGCCGCAAGGGCGAGCAGAAGCGCTACTTCCATCACACCGGCTACATGGGGCACGAGCGGTTCACCCCGTACGCCATGATGCTGGAAAAGCATCCCGAGCGCGTGATCGAGAAGGCGGTATACGGTATGCTGCCGAAGACGGCGCTTGGCCGTCAGTCGCTCCGCCGCAAGCTCCGGGTTTTTGCAACCGACAAGCACTCCCACGCTGCCCAGCAGCCGAAGGTGCTGGACCTCAACAAGAAGAGTGAGACGAAGTAA
- the dxr gene encoding 1-deoxy-D-xylulose-5-phosphate reductoisomerase produces MTRRGVAILGSTGSIGTTALRVLSRQRDRFAVTALTAHSNAALLAEQEKEFRPGYVGLVNSGETLHANWHSGVECLVEASTLPGTDIVINAIVGAAGLDATLAALRAGKRVALANKETLVVAGALAEEACRSGGGEIVPVDSEHSAVLQCIASRPRSDVKRIILTASGGPFRGWSEDQLTAATLEDALRHPTWTMGRKITIDSATLANKALEVIEAHFLFGLPYDRIEVVVHPQSIVHSFVEFVDGSVVAQMSVPSMELPVLYALTHPERARDDGVPTFDPVTVSPLTFEPVDYARFPALQLGIDAGRRGGAAPAVYNAANEQAVALFLEGAIGFGDIPRAIGAALERLGDLPGTTRDELLAADAAARRQVRELF; encoded by the coding sequence ATGACGCGCCGCGGCGTTGCGATCCTTGGCTCGACCGGGTCGATCGGGACGACCGCGCTTCGCGTGCTTTCGAGGCAGCGTGATCGGTTCGCCGTCACTGCACTGACCGCGCACAGCAATGCGGCGCTGCTCGCTGAGCAGGAGAAGGAGTTCCGTCCGGGTTACGTCGGGCTCGTCAACAGCGGCGAAACGCTTCACGCGAACTGGCATAGCGGAGTGGAATGTCTCGTGGAGGCTTCGACTTTGCCGGGCACGGACATCGTCATCAACGCAATCGTCGGCGCGGCCGGGCTTGACGCGACGCTTGCCGCGCTCAGGGCGGGGAAGCGTGTCGCACTCGCGAACAAGGAGACTCTGGTAGTCGCCGGAGCGCTCGCTGAAGAGGCGTGCAGGTCCGGGGGAGGCGAAATTGTCCCGGTAGACAGCGAGCACAGCGCCGTCCTGCAGTGCATCGCGAGCCGCCCTCGCTCCGACGTGAAGCGGATCATTCTCACCGCTTCGGGCGGACCGTTCCGCGGGTGGAGCGAGGACCAGCTCACGGCCGCGACGCTCGAGGATGCCCTCCGGCATCCGACGTGGACGATGGGACGCAAGATCACCATAGACAGCGCGACTCTGGCGAACAAGGCGCTGGAAGTGATAGAGGCGCATTTCCTCTTCGGTCTGCCTTACGATCGCATCGAGGTGGTCGTGCATCCGCAGAGCATCGTGCACTCGTTCGTCGAGTTCGTGGACGGAAGCGTCGTGGCGCAGATGAGCGTGCCGAGCATGGAGCTGCCCGTGCTTTACGCGCTGACGCATCCGGAGCGTGCGCGGGATGACGGAGTTCCGACGTTCGATCCTGTCACCGTATCGCCGCTCACTTTCGAGCCCGTGGACTACGCGCGATTTCCGGCCCTGCAGCTCGGTATAGATGCGGGCCGGCGCGGCGGCGCGGCCCCTGCGGTGTACAACGCGGCGAACGAGCAGGCCGTCGCGCTGTTTCTCGAGGGCGCGATCGGCTTCGGCGACATTCCACGAGCGATCGGCGCGGCACTCGAGCGCCTGGGAGATCTTCCCGGGACAACGCGGGACGAGCTGCTCGCAGCTGATGCCGCGGCGCGGCGGCAGGTAAGGGAGCTTTTCTGA
- a CDS encoding M50 family metallopeptidase — protein MLAYIAPIFVFGLVVFVHELGHFLAAKAVGVYTPRFSIGFGKALWKRRFGETEYVLAMLPIGGYVRMASRDDEATAFLEGGSENAVTEVATHGQPADPDAMMPFGPKPIPPDRWFESKPLWARLMVLLAGVTMNIVLALVVTTGMFVHYGSPYLSTTADSLFAGRPAAIAGIQHGDSIVAINGESVDWEKLVAKVSASPGVPLAFDVVRGGERMRLSVTPAVDTAMNPSTGRVERVGRIGILPVQISRPVGLGEAVTSGWRVTWRMAGTVIEALRGLATRKVSASELGGPIMIAQASVQAARGGLEQLFFLIALISTNLAVFNLLPIPILDGGQIVVGVLEGIKGSAFSLRTREYILRAGLTVVLLLFALVTYNDLRRLLVSFVQRLG, from the coding sequence ATGCTGGCATACATCGCACCAATCTTCGTGTTCGGTCTCGTCGTATTCGTGCACGAGCTGGGACACTTTCTGGCCGCGAAAGCGGTGGGTGTTTATACGCCCCGCTTTTCCATCGGCTTCGGCAAGGCGCTGTGGAAGCGGCGCTTCGGCGAGACGGAGTACGTGCTGGCCATGCTGCCGATCGGCGGCTACGTGCGAATGGCGTCGAGGGATGACGAGGCGACGGCGTTTCTCGAGGGCGGTAGCGAGAACGCCGTGACTGAAGTTGCGACGCATGGACAGCCCGCCGACCCCGACGCGATGATGCCCTTCGGGCCGAAGCCGATTCCCCCGGACAGGTGGTTCGAGTCCAAGCCATTGTGGGCGAGACTGATGGTCCTGCTCGCCGGTGTCACGATGAACATCGTCCTCGCGCTCGTCGTGACGACGGGAATGTTCGTTCACTACGGGAGCCCATATCTTTCGACGACGGCCGATTCGCTGTTCGCCGGCCGGCCCGCAGCTATCGCCGGGATTCAGCACGGCGACAGCATTGTGGCGATCAACGGAGAGTCGGTTGACTGGGAGAAGCTGGTTGCGAAAGTAAGCGCGTCACCTGGTGTGCCGCTGGCGTTCGACGTCGTGCGGGGCGGTGAGCGGATGCGGCTGTCGGTCACGCCGGCCGTTGACACGGCGATGAATCCTTCGACGGGCCGGGTTGAGCGAGTCGGCCGCATCGGCATTCTTCCTGTGCAGATTTCGCGTCCGGTCGGACTCGGAGAAGCCGTCACTTCGGGGTGGCGCGTGACCTGGCGAATGGCGGGCACGGTTATCGAAGCTCTGCGCGGCCTGGCGACGCGGAAGGTCTCGGCGAGCGAGCTCGGCGGCCCGATAATGATCGCGCAGGCGTCTGTGCAGGCCGCGCGCGGCGGCTTGGAGCAGCTCTTTTTCCTCATCGCCCTGATCAGCACTAACCTGGCCGTGTTCAACCTTCTCCCGATTCCGATACTTGACGGCGGCCAGATCGTCGTTGGCGTGCTCGAGGGGATCAAGGGTAGCGCGTTCAGCCTGCGAACGCGGGAGTACATCCTCCGCGCCGGGCTGACCGTGGTACTGCTCCTGTTCGCGCTGGTGACCTACAACGACCTGCGGCGCCTGTTAGTCAGCTTTGTGCAGCGTCTGGGCTGA
- the tsf gene encoding translation elongation factor Ts, giving the protein MFTAKDVMTLRQRTGAGMMECKKALEENKGDMDKAAEYLRVKGIAKADKRSGRQTSEGIITSYIHHNGKVGVMVEVNCETDFVARTDDFKNLAKEIALHIASAAPVAIDKDGVPVEKVESERRIAEEQAKASGKPENIVQRMVEGKVDAYYKDNCLLYQPWIREPKKSIGDLVKEASAKVGENIQVRRFVRFQMGEE; this is encoded by the coding sequence ATGTTCACAGCAAAGGATGTGATGACCCTCCGCCAGCGCACCGGCGCCGGCATGATGGAGTGCAAGAAGGCGCTCGAGGAGAACAAGGGCGACATGGACAAGGCGGCCGAGTACCTTCGCGTGAAGGGAATCGCCAAGGCCGACAAGCGCTCAGGCAGGCAGACGAGCGAGGGCATCATCACGAGCTACATCCACCACAATGGAAAGGTAGGAGTGATGGTCGAGGTGAACTGCGAGACGGATTTTGTCGCCCGCACTGATGACTTCAAGAACCTGGCGAAGGAGATCGCGCTCCACATTGCGAGCGCTGCACCCGTCGCGATCGACAAGGACGGAGTGCCGGTCGAGAAGGTCGAGAGCGAGCGCAGAATTGCCGAGGAGCAGGCGAAGGCGAGCGGCAAGCCCGAGAACATCGTCCAGCGCATGGTCGAGGGGAAAGTCGACGCGTACTACAAGGACAACTGCCTCCTCTACCAGCCATGGATCCGCGAGCCGAAGAAGTCCATCGGCGATCTCGTCAAGGAAGCTTCGGCAAAGGTCGGCGAGAATATCCAGGTCCGCCGATTCGTCCGCTTCCAGATGGGCGAGGAGTAA
- the rpsI gene encoding 30S ribosomal protein S9, whose protein sequence is MAESPATHTIGRRKEAVCRLYLKPGSGKWQVNGRTLGDYFPRAAHVSAIQQPFTVTDTLGRFDIMARVEGGGLTGQAGALRLAVARALVKLDETHRRKLRDLGLLTRDARAVERKKPGRPKARKKFQFSKR, encoded by the coding sequence ATGGCTGAAAGTCCCGCCACGCACACCATCGGACGCCGCAAGGAAGCGGTCTGCCGCCTGTACCTCAAGCCCGGCTCGGGCAAGTGGCAGGTCAACGGCCGTACGCTCGGCGATTATTTCCCGCGAGCCGCGCACGTCTCCGCGATCCAGCAGCCGTTCACGGTGACCGATACACTCGGCCGCTTCGACATCATGGCCCGCGTGGAAGGGGGCGGACTCACGGGACAGGCCGGCGCGCTACGCCTCGCCGTCGCCCGTGCCCTCGTCAAGCTCGATGAGACGCACCGCCGCAAGCTTCGTGACCTCGGACTTCTGACCCGCGACGCCCGCGCGGTCGAACGCAAGAAGCCCGGCCGTCCCAAGGCACGCAAGAAGTTCCAGTTCTCCAAGCGTTAA
- the frr gene encoding ribosome recycling factor, protein MSTIPQIIRDSRAAMDKSLESSRRELASIRTGKASVSLLDTVRVEVYGQSMPLNQVASVSAPEPRLLTVTPWDKGQVQAIEKALRDSDLGLNPQSQGGTIRVPIPMLNEERRRELVKVVHKLAEEARIGIRHARTEGREKLKKLDHTSEDDVKHAEKDMQKMHDDFIAKIDELLKGKEADIMEV, encoded by the coding sequence ATGAGCACCATTCCACAGATCATCAGGGATTCGCGCGCGGCGATGGACAAGTCGCTGGAAAGCTCCAGGAGGGAGCTGGCGTCGATCCGCACCGGCAAGGCATCCGTGAGCCTCCTCGACACTGTCCGCGTCGAGGTCTACGGCCAGTCAATGCCGCTCAACCAGGTGGCGAGCGTGTCGGCTCCGGAGCCGCGCCTGCTCACCGTGACGCCGTGGGACAAGGGACAAGTCCAGGCGATCGAAAAGGCGCTTCGCGACTCCGACCTCGGACTCAATCCGCAGTCGCAGGGGGGCACTATCCGCGTTCCTATTCCGATGCTGAACGAGGAGCGGCGGCGGGAGCTCGTGAAGGTCGTGCACAAGCTCGCCGAGGAAGCGCGCATCGGCATCCGGCACGCTCGTACGGAAGGGCGCGAGAAGCTCAAGAAGCTCGACCATACGAGCGAGGACGACGTGAAGCACGCCGAGAAGGACATGCAGAAGATGCACGACGACTTCATCGCGAAAATCGACGAACTTCTGAAGGGAAAAGAAGCAGATATCATGGAAGTCTGA
- a CDS encoding phosphatidate cytidylyltransferase translates to MSELTKRILLVLVGAPLTVGLIYAGGWIFATALGAVAAIGAWELFRMARERGAEPLENAGIVLAACIPLLVHASYLGVYRVTLTVAVIVFLGLFASVIWLRGVSRRPLVSLSVTVVGIMYPALVAYMYPLRYHDYAVGATAGTVLVMFPIALTWVTDTGAYAFGKMLGRHKLMPSVSPAKTVEGAVGGLAVAMLGAWLYVHFLLTPFAQLSLMPIGIFLFALVVGVVGQVGDLAKSLLKRDAGVKDSSRLLPGHGGILDRFDSLLFVLPVAYLLLGHLLLPAPG, encoded by the coding sequence GTGTCCGAGCTCACAAAGCGCATCCTTCTTGTGCTCGTCGGCGCACCGTTGACGGTCGGACTCATCTATGCCGGCGGATGGATCTTCGCCACCGCTCTTGGCGCAGTAGCGGCGATCGGAGCGTGGGAGCTGTTCCGCATGGCGCGCGAGCGCGGGGCGGAGCCGCTGGAGAACGCGGGAATCGTTCTCGCTGCGTGCATCCCGCTGCTCGTTCACGCCAGCTACCTCGGCGTGTATCGCGTGACGCTCACTGTCGCGGTGATTGTCTTCCTCGGACTGTTCGCCAGCGTGATCTGGTTGCGCGGCGTGAGCCGCAGGCCGCTCGTGTCGCTGTCTGTTACGGTGGTGGGAATCATGTATCCGGCGCTGGTCGCCTACATGTATCCGCTGCGCTATCACGATTACGCGGTGGGCGCTACCGCGGGAACGGTTCTCGTGATGTTTCCGATCGCGTTGACCTGGGTTACCGACACGGGCGCGTATGCGTTCGGCAAGATGCTCGGGAGGCACAAGCTGATGCCGTCAGTGAGTCCGGCCAAAACGGTTGAAGGAGCCGTCGGCGGCCTCGCCGTTGCGATGCTGGGCGCGTGGCTGTACGTCCACTTCCTGCTCACGCCGTTCGCGCAGCTTTCGCTGATGCCGATTGGAATCTTTCTGTTCGCACTGGTGGTGGGCGTGGTCGGCCAGGTTGGGGATCTCGCCAAGTCGCTGCTCAAGCGCGATGCCGGAGTGAAGGATTCGTCCAGGCTGCTTCCCGGTCACGGTGGGATTCTCGACAGATTCGACAGCCTGCTGTTCGTGCTGCCCGTAGCGTACCTGCTTCTCGGTCATCTGCTTCTTCCGGCTCCGGGATGA
- the pyrH gene encoding UMP kinase gives MATPAYSRVLVKISGEALAGGKGFGFDFETLTRIAGEIKQVVELGAGIGLVIGGGNIVRGAQFSSHGMDRVGGDYMGMLGTVINALAVQDVLERAGVETRVMTAINMEQIAEPFIRRRALRHFDKGRVCIFAAGTGNPYFSTDTAAALRAIQTKSQVIIKATSVDGVYSADPKKDPSATLFREISYRDVIVQELGVMDQTAIALCRENQLPVIVLNINTPGAIARAVSGERIGTIVQ, from the coding sequence TTGGCCACGCCGGCGTATTCGCGCGTACTTGTCAAGATCTCCGGCGAGGCCCTCGCCGGAGGCAAGGGCTTCGGGTTCGACTTCGAAACGCTGACGCGTATCGCCGGCGAGATCAAGCAGGTGGTGGAGCTCGGCGCCGGCATCGGTCTGGTGATAGGCGGCGGCAACATCGTCCGCGGCGCGCAGTTCTCGAGCCACGGCATGGACCGCGTGGGCGGGGACTACATGGGCATGCTCGGCACCGTGATCAACGCGCTCGCGGTGCAGGACGTGCTCGAGCGCGCCGGAGTCGAGACCCGCGTCATGACGGCGATCAACATGGAACAGATCGCCGAGCCGTTCATCCGCCGCCGCGCTCTTCGTCATTTTGACAAGGGGCGTGTCTGCATCTTCGCCGCCGGCACGGGCAATCCGTACTTCTCCACCGACACCGCCGCGGCGCTTCGCGCGATCCAGACCAAGTCGCAAGTTATAATCAAGGCGACGAGCGTCGATGGCGTGTATTCTGCCGATCCCAAGAAGGATCCGTCGGCGACTCTCTTTCGTGAGATCAGCTATCGCGACGTAATCGTCCAGGAGCTCGGCGTCATGGACCAGACGGCGATCGCACTCTGCAGGGAGAACCAGCTTCCGGTAATCGTTCTGAACATCAACACACCTGGAGCCATTGCGCGCGCCGTCAGCGGCGAGCGCATCGGGACAATTGTTCAATGA
- the rpsB gene encoding 30S ribosomal protein S2, which translates to MSEPNLDQLLAAGVHFGHQTRRWNPKMRRFIFAERNGIHIIDLQKTLRQLELAKSLARNVILRGESVLFVCTKRQLVNIVKDEADRAGAMHITERWLGGLLTNFQTVKKQVRKLKDLEAGSETGGDFENYTKKEQLMMSRQRDKLSKNLSGIKNLNRLPGLMFVIDSKKERIAVAEANKLGIPIIALVDTNADPDLITVPIAGNDDAIKSVELVAHAIADAIMEARREAPIRTEEEETESYTYSSDRGAEPEGEGDRKKKRRPRRRRAKPEAIAARLKGGAENEGSAEGSAETTDAPEVSGESGANAENSEG; encoded by the coding sequence ATGTCTGAGCCCAACCTCGATCAGCTGCTTGCCGCCGGAGTCCACTTCGGCCACCAGACCCGTCGCTGGAACCCGAAGATGCGCCGTTTCATCTTCGCGGAACGCAACGGGATCCACATCATCGATCTCCAGAAGACGCTTCGTCAGCTGGAGCTGGCCAAGAGCCTGGCCCGCAACGTCATCCTGCGCGGAGAGAGCGTTCTCTTCGTCTGCACCAAGCGTCAGCTCGTCAACATCGTAAAGGATGAGGCGGATCGCGCGGGCGCGATGCACATCACCGAGCGGTGGCTGGGTGGACTCCTCACCAACTTCCAGACGGTCAAGAAGCAGGTCCGGAAGCTGAAGGATCTCGAGGCCGGCAGCGAGACGGGCGGAGACTTCGAGAACTACACGAAGAAAGAGCAGCTCATGATGAGCCGCCAGCGCGACAAGCTTTCCAAGAACCTTTCGGGCATCAAGAACCTGAATCGTCTGCCCGGCCTGATGTTCGTGATCGACTCCAAGAAGGAGCGGATCGCGGTGGCCGAGGCGAACAAGCTGGGCATTCCGATCATCGCTCTCGTGGATACCAACGCCGATCCGGATCTGATCACGGTTCCGATCGCCGGCAACGACGACGCGATCAAGTCGGTCGAGCTCGTGGCGCACGCGATCGCCGACGCGATCATGGAGGCGCGCCGCGAGGCTCCCATTCGTACGGAAGAGGAAGAGACGGAGTCGTACACGTACAGCTCCGACCGTGGCGCCGAGCCGGAAGGCGAAGGCGACCGCAAGAAAAAGCGCCGTCCGCGCCGCCGACGGGCCAAGCCCGAGGCGATCGCGGCCCGGCTGAAGGGAGGCGCAGAGAATGAGGGAAGCGCAGAGGGGAGCGCGGAAACCACGGACGCTCCCGAAGTCTCGGGAGAGTCCGGAGCTAACGCCGAGAATTCGGAAGGTTAA